One window from the genome of Mauremys mutica isolate MM-2020 ecotype Southern chromosome 4, ASM2049712v1, whole genome shotgun sequence encodes:
- the ZNF770 gene encoding zinc finger protein 770 isoform X2, with protein sequence MFKIQQCVTANRIPRKRPYRCDICYKQFETPSKLARHYLIHTGQKPFECHVCHKTFRQLVHLERHQLTHKLPFKCNICHRNFKNLITFLKHQQLHNENYQSDIKQAKKSVDAKQDRQLYGIFHCSVCQKSFTTEERWMLHQCTKSDHLHSARRRKKTHMCETCNKMFPSRSKLERHLLIHTGQKPFKCSLCGKSFRQSTHLKIHQLTHTEERPFQCCFCQKGFKMQSKLLKHKQLHVRNKSLPRVLYRAKTSKYPRPQNSLEGKRDNFENVDTYEPLENDPLDVHSIYIVPFQCPVCEQCFETERVLNLHKCFYLRDGKNSNSGKSAYSHKANIKSKVLMKLKHAGEKASDSFPSDRKKNKTSHFKSYDLFASNEQHSDWNALPKTFKNYHSKLVRHKTISNKKKRTFVMPFSWQEHLQKHKLEINLNGIITGESMLNMDDSVHNKDDSLYGSLDADFFDNPEAALHCAFSAPPKNIHNRHKVCKCDRCEKIFPSSSKLQRHYLIHTGQKPFGCNVCGKTFRQSAHLKRHQLTHTEKTPYKSPVCQVEFENLNKLFSHQGDHIEFESSQPVGYSKRPSQASGFPEFELIQSNQAGEIKVELESGDFVLGTSSRNTLPYLCSKSLETEQSHYSHWYDFSGDQVIQEKKKGVGKGRSGGESPEGKITSTTVTQD encoded by the exons atgttcaaaattcAGCAATGTGTAACAGCTAACAGGATACCCAGGAAAAGGCCATATAGATGTGACATCTGCTATAAACAATTTGAAACACCATCAAAATTAGCTAGGCATTATCTTATACACACTGGTCAAAAGCCATTTGAATGTCATGTATGTCATAAAACTTTTAGACAGCTAGTCCATTTGGAAAGACATCAGCTAACCCATAAACTTCCTTTTAAATGTAACATTTGCCATAGGAACTTCAAAAATTTAATTACTTTCTTAAAGCATCAACAGCTTCATAATGAAAACTACCAGAGTGATATTAAGCAAGCTAAAAAATCAGTGGATGCTAAGCAAGATAGGCAGTTGTATGGAATATTTCAttgttctgtttgccagaaatcTTTTACAACAGAAGAGCGGTGGATGCTGCATCAGTGCACAAAGTCAGATCATCTGCACAGTgccaggaggagaaagaaaactcATATGTGTGAAACATGTAACAAGATGTTTCCATCACGATCTAAGCTGGAAAGACACTTGCTGATTCACACTGGCCAGAAACCTTTTAAATGTTCCTTGTGTGGGAAATCTTTCAGGCAGTCAACACATTTGAAAATCCATCAGCTCACACACACAGAAGAGAGGCCTTTTCAGTGTTGTTTTTGTCAGAAGGGATTTAAGATGCAGAGCAAACTCCTGAAGCACAAGCAACTCCATGTCAGAAATAAGTCTCTTCCCAGAGTCCTTTACAGAGCAAAGACTTCTAAATATCCTAGACCTCAGAACTCGCTGGAAGGAAAAAGGGATAATTTTGAGAATGTTGATACTTATGAGCCCCTGGAGAATGATCCACTTGATGTTCACTCTATTTATATTGTACCTTTTCAGTGCCCAGTGTGCGAGCAGTGTTTTGAAACAGAGCGGGTTCTAAATTTGCACAAATGTTTTTACCTGAGAGATGGCAAAAATTCAAACAGTGGCAAATCAGCCTACAGCCACAAAGCCAACATTAAAAGTAAAGTCCTGATGAAACTCAAACATGCTGGAGAAAAGGCATCAGATTCATTTCCgtctgacagaaaaaaaaataaaacaagtcacTTTAAAAGTTATGACCTGTTTGCATCTAATGAGCAGCATTCTGATTGGAATGCTTTGCCTAAAACTTTTAAGAATTATCATAGCAAGCTTGTCAGGCACAAGACAATTAGCAATAAAAAGAAAAGGACATTTGTCATGCCATTTTCCTGGCAAGAGCACCTACAAAAGCACAAATTAGAAATTAATTTAAATGGTATAATTACTGGTGAAAGCATGTTAAACATGGATGATTCGGTTCATAATAAAGATGACTCTCTTTATGGTTCATTGGATGCTGATTTCTTTGATAATCCAGAAGCAGCACTTCACTGTGCTTTTTCAGCTCCTCCTAAAAATATACATAATAGACACAAAGTGTGTAAATGTGACAGATGTGAAAAAATCTTTCCTTCTTCATCCAAACTTCAAAGACATTATCTTATTCACACGGGACAGAAGCCCTTTGGCTGTAATGTTTGTGGGAAGACATTTAGACAATCAGCTCACTTAAAAAGACACCAGCTCACCCATACTGAAAAGACACCATATAAAAGCCCTGTTTGCCAGGTGGAATTTGAAAATCTGAACAAACTTTTTAGTCATCAGGGAGATCACATTGAATTTGAGTCTTCTCAGCCTGTGGGTTATTCCAAAAGACCTTCACAGGCATCTGGCTTTCCAGAATTTGAGCTGATTCAGTCAAATCAAGCAGGTGAAATCAAAGTTGAGCTAGAGTCTGGGGACTTTGTTCTTGGCACCAGCAGTAGAAACACACTGCCGTATTTGTGTAGTAAATCGTTGGAAACGGAGCAAAGCCATTACAGTCACTGGTATGATTTTTCTGGAG ATCAGGTAAtacaagagaaaaagaaaggagtTGGAAAAGGAAGAAGTGgaggagaaagcccagagggaaaAATAACTTCCACAACAGTAACACAAGATTAA
- the ZNF770 gene encoding zinc finger protein 770 isoform X1 produces MFKIQQCVTANRIPRKRPYRCDICYKQFETPSKLARHYLIHTGQKPFECHVCHKTFRQLVHLERHQLTHKLPFKCNICHRNFKNLITFLKHQQLHNENYQSDIKQAKKSVDAKQDRQLYGIFHCSVCQKSFTTEERWMLHQCTKSDHLHSARRRKKTHMCETCNKMFPSRSKLERHLLIHTGQKPFKCSLCGKSFRQSTHLKIHQLTHTEERPFQCCFCQKGFKMQSKLLKHKQLHVRNKSLPRVLYRAKTSKYPRPQNSLEGKRDNFENVDTYEPLENDPLDVHSIYIVPFQCPVCEQCFETERVLNLHKCFYLRDGKNSNSGKSAYSHKANIKSKVLMKLKHAGEKASDSFPSDRKKNKTSHFKSYDLFASNEQHSDWNALPKTFKNYHSKLVRHKTISNKKKRTFVMPFSWQEHLQKHKLEINLNGIITGESMLNMDDSVHNKDDSLYGSLDADFFDNPEAALHCAFSAPPKNIHNRHKVCKCDRCEKIFPSSSKLQRHYLIHTGQKPFGCNVCGKTFRQSAHLKRHQLTHTEKTPYKSPVCQVEFENLNKLFSHQGDHIEFESSQPVGYSKRPSQASGFPEFELIQSNQAGEIKVELESGDFVLGTSSRNTLPYLCSKSLETEQSHYSHWYDFSGGMEKSEAIKKFYQCSVCFKTFKSPSKLERHYLMHAGQKPFECSVCGKTFRQAPHLKRHHLIHFKKKS; encoded by the coding sequence atgttcaaaattcAGCAATGTGTAACAGCTAACAGGATACCCAGGAAAAGGCCATATAGATGTGACATCTGCTATAAACAATTTGAAACACCATCAAAATTAGCTAGGCATTATCTTATACACACTGGTCAAAAGCCATTTGAATGTCATGTATGTCATAAAACTTTTAGACAGCTAGTCCATTTGGAAAGACATCAGCTAACCCATAAACTTCCTTTTAAATGTAACATTTGCCATAGGAACTTCAAAAATTTAATTACTTTCTTAAAGCATCAACAGCTTCATAATGAAAACTACCAGAGTGATATTAAGCAAGCTAAAAAATCAGTGGATGCTAAGCAAGATAGGCAGTTGTATGGAATATTTCAttgttctgtttgccagaaatcTTTTACAACAGAAGAGCGGTGGATGCTGCATCAGTGCACAAAGTCAGATCATCTGCACAGTgccaggaggagaaagaaaactcATATGTGTGAAACATGTAACAAGATGTTTCCATCACGATCTAAGCTGGAAAGACACTTGCTGATTCACACTGGCCAGAAACCTTTTAAATGTTCCTTGTGTGGGAAATCTTTCAGGCAGTCAACACATTTGAAAATCCATCAGCTCACACACACAGAAGAGAGGCCTTTTCAGTGTTGTTTTTGTCAGAAGGGATTTAAGATGCAGAGCAAACTCCTGAAGCACAAGCAACTCCATGTCAGAAATAAGTCTCTTCCCAGAGTCCTTTACAGAGCAAAGACTTCTAAATATCCTAGACCTCAGAACTCGCTGGAAGGAAAAAGGGATAATTTTGAGAATGTTGATACTTATGAGCCCCTGGAGAATGATCCACTTGATGTTCACTCTATTTATATTGTACCTTTTCAGTGCCCAGTGTGCGAGCAGTGTTTTGAAACAGAGCGGGTTCTAAATTTGCACAAATGTTTTTACCTGAGAGATGGCAAAAATTCAAACAGTGGCAAATCAGCCTACAGCCACAAAGCCAACATTAAAAGTAAAGTCCTGATGAAACTCAAACATGCTGGAGAAAAGGCATCAGATTCATTTCCgtctgacagaaaaaaaaataaaacaagtcacTTTAAAAGTTATGACCTGTTTGCATCTAATGAGCAGCATTCTGATTGGAATGCTTTGCCTAAAACTTTTAAGAATTATCATAGCAAGCTTGTCAGGCACAAGACAATTAGCAATAAAAAGAAAAGGACATTTGTCATGCCATTTTCCTGGCAAGAGCACCTACAAAAGCACAAATTAGAAATTAATTTAAATGGTATAATTACTGGTGAAAGCATGTTAAACATGGATGATTCGGTTCATAATAAAGATGACTCTCTTTATGGTTCATTGGATGCTGATTTCTTTGATAATCCAGAAGCAGCACTTCACTGTGCTTTTTCAGCTCCTCCTAAAAATATACATAATAGACACAAAGTGTGTAAATGTGACAGATGTGAAAAAATCTTTCCTTCTTCATCCAAACTTCAAAGACATTATCTTATTCACACGGGACAGAAGCCCTTTGGCTGTAATGTTTGTGGGAAGACATTTAGACAATCAGCTCACTTAAAAAGACACCAGCTCACCCATACTGAAAAGACACCATATAAAAGCCCTGTTTGCCAGGTGGAATTTGAAAATCTGAACAAACTTTTTAGTCATCAGGGAGATCACATTGAATTTGAGTCTTCTCAGCCTGTGGGTTATTCCAAAAGACCTTCACAGGCATCTGGCTTTCCAGAATTTGAGCTGATTCAGTCAAATCAAGCAGGTGAAATCAAAGTTGAGCTAGAGTCTGGGGACTTTGTTCTTGGCACCAGCAGTAGAAACACACTGCCGTATTTGTGTAGTAAATCGTTGGAAACGGAGCAAAGCCATTACAGTCACTGGTATGATTTTTCTGGAGGTATGGAAAAAAGTGAAGCTATTAAAAAGTTTTATCAGTGCAGTGTCTGCTTTAAAACTTTCAAATCACCTTCCAAACTTGAAAGGCACTATTTAATGCATGCTGGACAGAAGCCATTTGAATGTTCAGTTTGTGGTAAAACTTTCAGACAGGCCCCACATTTGAAAAGGCATCACCTTATtcactttaaaaagaaatcctAA